A region from the Xiphias gladius isolate SHS-SW01 ecotype Sanya breed wild chromosome 20, ASM1685928v1, whole genome shotgun sequence genome encodes:
- the LOC120806661 gene encoding GTPase IMAP family member 7-like: MIGKTGVGKSAVGNTIVGRNVFESSASAQSVTESCEKERVKSHRKIHVVDTPGILDTSKSAESIKREIAKCIQVTSPGPHAFLLVIQIGRFTREEENCVQALEKIFGPDASKYMIVLFTRGDELQGTTIQQYVQTGHPKLQEVINRCGNRYHVFNNKKRRNRAQVVQLIKKIDEMVAANGGKHFSEEMYVEAEQTLQQRKNRDSAEQQVYNFSFMSDLLQRVMLFQAILAAAAQDNTNNLDNSIAASYSNMRPAA; this comes from the coding sequence ATGATTGGGAAAACCGGAGTCGGGAAGAGTGCGGTTGGTAACACTATTGTGGGCAGAAACGTTTTTGAGTCTTCAGCGAGTGCGCAGTCTGTGACAGAGAGCTGCGAGAAAGAAAGGGTCAAAAGTCACCGAAAGATCCACGTGGTTGATACGCCTGGGATTCTGGATACGTCTAAAAGTGCAGAAAGCATTAAGAGAGAGATTGCAAAATGCATCCAGGTGACCTCTCCTGGCCCTCACGCCTTCCTACTGGTTATCCAGATTGGCAGGTtcaccagagaagaagaaaattgCGTGCAAGCCCTAGAGAAAATCTTTGGACCTGATGCATCTAAGTACATGATTGTTCTGTTCACGCGTGGGGATGAGCTGCAGGGCACAACCATACAGCAGTATGTGCAAACGGGCCACCCGAAACTTCAAGAGGTGATAAACAGGTGTGGTAACAGGTACCATGTCTTCAACAACAAGAAAAGGAGGAACAGAGCTCAAGTGGTTCAGCTGATCAAGAAGATCGATGAGATGGTGGCAGCGAATGGGGGAAAGCACTTCAGTGAGGAAATGTATGTGGAGGCAGAGCAGACtctgcagcagaggaagaacagagactcagcagagcagcaggtttACAATTTCTCCTTCATGTCTGATCTGCTGCAGAGGGTCATGCTGTTTCAGGCCATATTGGCTGCTGCTGCGCAGGACAACACAAACAACCTGGACAACTCCATCGCTGCCTCCTACTCCAACATGAGACCTGCTGCCTGA
- the dnajc25 gene encoding dnaJ homolog subfamily C member 25: MLQAACDRAAWAPELAAAAWRTEMAASTERSRRGGGGGGFAGCPRTVKPCWRLAVLLLSVSSLPAVTALVEGLYCGTEVCYDVLGVTREASKAEIARAYRQLARRYHPDRFRPGEPGLEGETKESAQKKFLLVVTAYETLKDEDTRRDYDYMLDHPEEYYQHYYAYYRRQLTPKVDVRIVILVTICAISIFQYYSWHSSYNEAINYLVTVPKYRIQATEIAKQQGLLNRTKEKGKNRRSKEEIREQEEEVIRDIIKNKIDIKGGYQKPNLSDILLCQIVLFPYYLTNYVAWYVSWIYRFTICREEYGEEEKLYIIRRYMKMSQSQFDSLEENTRQSFLEKQLWNKENYEVYRKEQEEEMKIKMATDPRMKRYRRWMKNEGPGRLTFIDD, translated from the exons ATGCTGCAGGCAGCGTGCGACAGGGCAGCCTGGGCTCCCGAGCTGGCAGCGGCAGCCTGGCGGACAGAGATGGCTGCGTCCACGGAGCGGAGCCgccgcggcggcggcggcggcgggttTGCTGGGTGTCCGCGGACGGTGAAGCCTTGTTGGCGGCTCGCGGTGCTCCTGCTCTCCGTGTCCTCTCTGCCGGCGGTCACGGCGCTGGTGGAGGGCCTGTACTGCGGCACGGAGGTCTGCTACGATGTGCTCGGCGTCACCCGGGAGGCCTCCAAAGCGGAGATCGCTCGGGCTTACCGGCAGCTGGCCCGCCGGTACCACCCGGACCGGTTCAGGCCGGGAGAGCCCGGCTTGGAGGGGGAAACCAAGGAGTCCGCACAGAAGAAGTTCCTGCTCGTCGTGACCGCGTACGAGACGTTAAAG GACGAGGACACTCGGCGGGACTACGACTACATGCTGGACCATCCTGAGGAGTACTACCAGCACTACTACGCCTACTATCGCCGACAGCTCACGCCCAAAGTGGACGTCAGGATCGTCATCCTGGTCACCATCTGTGCCATCTCCATCTTCCAG TACTACAGCTGGCACAGCAGCTACAACGAGGCCATCAACTACCTGGTGACGGTCCCCAAATACCGAATTCAGGCCACGGAGATCGCCAAGCAGCAGGGCCTCCTCAACCGCACCAAGGAGAAAGGCAAAAACCGTCGCTCCAAAGAGGAGATccgggagcaggaggaggaggtgatcCGTGACATCATCAAAAATAAGATCGACATTAAAGGAGGCTACCAAAAGCCCAACCTGTCAGACATCCTGCTGTGTCAGATTGTGCTGTTCCCCTACTACCTGACCAACTACGTGGCCTGGTACGTCTCCTGGATTTACCGCTTCACCATCTGCAGGGAGGAGTACGGAGAAGAGGAGAAACTCTACATCATCAG GAGGTACATGAAGATGTCTCAGTCTCAGTTTGACAGTCTGGAAGAAAACACCAGACAGTCCTTCCTGGAGAAACAGCTCTGGAACAAAGAAAACTACGAG GTGTACAGAaaggagcaagaggaggagatgaag